From Aurantiacibacter atlanticus, a single genomic window includes:
- a CDS encoding NAD-dependent epimerase/dehydratase family protein: protein MTDNSDKPVVIVTGSSGYIGSAIVKKLAANYRVIGFDRDASPHPPAEAECVCVDVTDQASIDAAFERVRTAYGKRIASFVHLAAYFDLTGEPNPKYDAVTVKGTGRLLDALQDFEIDQFVFVSTMLVHAPIKGGGLIDETSPLDTDLPYRESKVRTEELIREKRGDINAVFVRPAGVYDDEGHSAFLAQQVARIYEKRPSARVYPGDLDTGQPYLHLEDLLDGIERIVDRRSELPSEWPVLLGEDDVMSYGELQKSLGRLIHDEDWTTRTVPKGLAKTGAWVENEVLGEETFIRPWMVDISDDHYELDLSNARENLDWAPRHKLRTTLPQIVEGLKADPPAWYAENKLNAARVAGSHFDEADEAEPAPLSEDALAEHSGQMRKMHFNMLWVHWFTMLLGLWLATTPFVFGTFDQNEFATAVTRITEDRDLWDPALRSWLTAWNDVVSGVLIMIFAAISLSPRGGWAQWANTCIGIWLLGAPLLFWTPDAAVYANDTFIGALVIAFTILVPMMPGMAPEGMMDDSDVPPGWTYSPSTYVQRMPIIILGAVGFFLSRILTAYQLGHIDGVWEPFFASPSALNGTEYIITSDVSKAWPVADGGIGAMSYMFEILMGVMGGRARWRTMPWMVTLFGIVVVPLGVISIYFIIIQPIMIGTYCTICLMAAAAMLIMIPYSLDELVAMGQFLVLNTRRGRPFWRSFFRGDALPGGSKDSHPGFDAPLAAIGGSAARGVTVPWTLAISVLIGAFLMFSRLVLGNVPPLADSDHLVGALVITVSVIAMAEVARPLRFLNVAFGAWLIVAPWLMDGGASTVGNVVGTMLGALLIVLSLPRGHRSDEHYGSWDRFVV from the coding sequence TTGACTGACAACTCCGATAAACCTGTCGTGATCGTTACTGGCTCGAGCGGCTATATCGGCTCAGCCATCGTAAAGAAGCTTGCAGCGAATTACCGTGTGATCGGATTCGACCGAGACGCATCGCCACATCCCCCGGCAGAGGCCGAGTGCGTCTGCGTCGATGTGACCGACCAGGCGAGCATCGATGCCGCCTTCGAACGCGTTCGAACCGCCTATGGCAAAAGGATCGCCTCCTTCGTGCACCTTGCTGCCTATTTCGATCTTACCGGTGAACCGAACCCCAAATATGACGCGGTGACGGTCAAGGGAACCGGTCGATTGCTCGACGCACTTCAGGATTTCGAAATCGACCAGTTCGTGTTCGTGAGCACGATGCTGGTCCATGCCCCCATCAAGGGCGGCGGGCTGATCGACGAGACCTCGCCGCTGGACACGGATCTGCCCTACCGCGAATCGAAGGTCCGCACCGAGGAGTTGATCCGCGAGAAGCGCGGCGACATCAATGCGGTCTTCGTGCGGCCTGCGGGCGTATACGACGATGAGGGCCATTCGGCGTTTCTGGCACAGCAGGTCGCGCGAATTTACGAGAAGCGGCCGAGCGCCCGCGTCTATCCCGGTGACCTCGACACCGGACAGCCATATTTGCACCTTGAGGATTTGCTCGACGGGATCGAGCGCATCGTCGACCGGCGGAGCGAGCTTCCCAGTGAATGGCCGGTTCTTCTCGGCGAAGATGACGTGATGTCCTATGGCGAACTGCAAAAGTCGCTTGGACGCCTGATCCACGATGAGGACTGGACGACGCGCACGGTGCCGAAGGGCCTCGCTAAGACCGGCGCCTGGGTCGAAAACGAAGTGCTTGGCGAAGAGACTTTCATCCGGCCGTGGATGGTGGACATTTCGGACGACCACTACGAACTCGATCTTAGCAATGCCCGCGAGAACCTGGACTGGGCACCCCGGCACAAGCTGAGGACGACCCTTCCACAAATCGTCGAAGGTCTGAAAGCCGATCCGCCCGCCTGGTACGCTGAGAACAAGCTCAATGCCGCGCGGGTGGCCGGTAGCCATTTCGATGAAGCCGATGAGGCAGAGCCTGCTCCGCTTAGCGAAGACGCTCTGGCGGAGCACTCCGGTCAAATGCGCAAGATGCATTTCAACATGCTCTGGGTTCATTGGTTCACGATGTTGCTCGGCCTCTGGCTCGCGACCACACCGTTTGTCTTCGGGACCTTCGACCAAAACGAATTTGCCACTGCGGTCACGCGCATAACCGAGGATCGCGATCTCTGGGATCCTGCGCTACGAAGCTGGCTGACGGCCTGGAACGATGTCGTGAGCGGCGTGCTGATCATGATCTTCGCGGCCATTTCCCTTTCGCCGCGCGGAGGCTGGGCGCAATGGGCGAACACCTGTATCGGCATCTGGCTGCTCGGCGCCCCGTTGCTGTTCTGGACGCCCGATGCTGCCGTCTATGCCAACGACACTTTCATCGGCGCACTGGTGATCGCTTTCACCATCCTGGTGCCCATGATGCCGGGCATGGCTCCGGAAGGCATGATGGACGACAGCGACGTGCCGCCGGGTTGGACCTATTCGCCCTCGACCTATGTCCAGCGCATGCCGATCATTATTCTCGGCGCCGTCGGCTTCTTCCTTTCGCGCATTCTCACTGCGTACCAGCTGGGCCATATCGACGGGGTTTGGGAGCCGTTCTTCGCATCCCCAAGCGCGCTCAATGGCACCGAATACATCATCACTTCCGATGTCTCCAAGGCCTGGCCGGTGGCCGATGGCGGCATCGGTGCGATGAGCTACATGTTCGAGATCCTGATGGGAGTCATGGGCGGAAGGGCCCGCTGGCGGACCATGCCCTGGATGGTGACGCTGTTCGGCATCGTCGTCGTGCCCCTTGGCGTGATCAGCATTTACTTCATCATTATCCAGCCGATCATGATCGGCACCTATTGCACGATCTGCCTCATGGCGGCGGCCGCGATGCTGATCATGATCCCCTATTCGCTCGACGAGCTGGTCGCGATGGGCCAGTTCCTGGTTCTCAACACGCGGCGCGGGCGACCGTTCTGGCGCTCGTTCTTCCGCGGCGACGCGCTGCCAGGCGGCAGCAAGGACTCACATCCCGGTTTCGATGCTCCGCTCGCGGCGATCGGCGGTTCGGCGGCGCGCGGGGTCACGGTCCCATGGACATTGGCCATCAGTGTGCTGATCGGTGCTTTCCTGATGTTCTCCAGGCTCGTTCTTGGGAATGTACCGCCTCTTGCTGACAGCGACCATCTGGTCGGCGCGCTGGTCATCACGGTATCGGTAATTGCCATGGCGGAGGTCGCAAGGCCATTGCGCTTTCTCAACGTCGCGTTCGGTGCCTGGCTCATCGTGGCTCCGTGGCTTATGGACGGAGGCGCCAGTACTGTTGGCAACGTTGTCGGTACGATGCTCGGAGCGCTTCTGATTGTACTGAGCCTGCCAAGAGGGCATCGGAGCGACGAACATTACGGAAGCTGGGACCGGTTCGTTGTTTAG
- a CDS encoding cation transporter — protein sequence MGKNCCGPVEDVEANNDPLWRRILWIALILNAVMFSVEIVAGLAADSRALQADALDFLGDAANYAISLCVAGMALAWRACAAIAKAATMLAFGLWVLGSAIWGFFVGASPDAGTMGIIGTVALAVNLAVAAMLFRFRTGDANMRSVWICSRNDAIGNVAVLGAALGVFGTGRAWPDLVVAAIMASLAIWGSIEVFGQARGELRSA from the coding sequence ATGGGAAAAAATTGCTGCGGTCCTGTCGAGGACGTCGAGGCGAATAATGATCCGCTGTGGCGCCGTATCCTGTGGATCGCTCTCATTCTCAATGCGGTTATGTTCAGCGTCGAAATCGTGGCGGGCCTTGCTGCTGATTCGCGTGCATTGCAGGCTGACGCACTCGATTTTCTGGGCGATGCGGCAAATTACGCCATAAGTCTCTGCGTTGCCGGAATGGCGCTTGCGTGGCGCGCTTGCGCAGCCATTGCCAAAGCAGCGACCATGCTGGCGTTCGGGCTATGGGTGCTTGGCTCCGCGATCTGGGGTTTCTTTGTCGGTGCCTCGCCGGACGCCGGGACCATGGGCATTATCGGAACCGTCGCGCTTGCGGTGAATCTCGCAGTTGCCGCGATGTTGTTCCGGTTTCGCACGGGTGATGCCAACATGCGCTCGGTGTGGATTTGCTCGCGCAACGACGCGATCGGCAATGTAGCGGTTCTGGGCGCGGCGCTGGGTGTCTTCGGAACCGGGCGCGCGTGGCCCGACCTGGTCGTGGCCGCCATTATGGCCAGCCTAGCAATTTGGGGCAGTATTGAGGTATTCGGTCAAGCGCGCGGTGAGTTGCGCTCTGCTTGA
- a CDS encoding MerR family transcriptional regulator: MRIGELARAAGVKAETIRYYEREGVLASPPRTQANYRDYGPEHARRLNFIRRARDLGFSMTRIRELLELADDRSRACHAVDTLARAHLGEVNRKIADLEALRRELRRMLENCEQGTVGTCLVIEALAEGTEA; this comes from the coding sequence ATGCGGATCGGTGAACTCGCCCGCGCGGCGGGCGTAAAAGCGGAAACCATCCGTTACTATGAACGCGAGGGCGTTCTCGCGTCCCCGCCCCGCACACAGGCCAACTATCGCGACTACGGTCCCGAGCACGCCCGGAGACTGAATTTCATTCGCCGCGCGCGCGACCTGGGGTTTTCCATGACGCGCATTCGCGAACTTCTCGAACTGGCCGACGACCGGTCGCGGGCCTGCCATGCGGTCGACACGCTGGCACGAGCGCACCTGGGCGAAGTCAACCGCAAGATTGCCGATCTGGAGGCTCTCCGAAGGGAACTGCGCCGGATGCTGGAAAACTGCGAGCAAGGAACGGTCGGCACCTGTCTGGTCATTGAAGCGCTCGCCGAGGGGACTGAAGCGTGA
- a CDS encoding YnfA family protein, producing the protein MNAIWIYPLAALAEIAGCFAFWAWFRMDRSAWWLLPGVLALVLFAYLLARIEADAAGRAFAAYGGVYITASLGWLWLVEDTQPDRWDLLGALICLGGATVILFAPRVA; encoded by the coding sequence GTGAACGCGATATGGATCTATCCCCTTGCCGCGCTCGCCGAGATTGCGGGGTGCTTTGCGTTCTGGGCCTGGTTCAGAATGGACAGGAGCGCCTGGTGGCTCCTTCCCGGAGTATTGGCGCTCGTGTTGTTCGCCTATCTCCTTGCTCGCATTGAGGCGGATGCTGCAGGGCGAGCCTTCGCCGCCTATGGCGGCGTCTATATCACCGCGTCGCTTGGCTGGCTCTGGCTCGTCGAAGATACACAGCCGGATCGCTGGGATCTGCTAGGAGCATTGATCTGCCTCGGCGGTGCCACAGTCATCCTTTTCGCGCCACGCGTGGCCTGA
- a CDS encoding TonB-dependent receptor family protein, with translation MYRTTVSSLAIALSAPAVAQETTGPDDGEVRAEQIADERRENPVDSIIVVGGRIDPYRIAGSADLIDSEDLRRFDYGDVNRVLRQVPGINTQEEDGFGLFPNIGLRGSPVERSSNITLMEDGVLIAPAPYAAPAAYYFPAIGRMQAVEVTKGAAAIRYGPRTIGGAVNLRSTDIPADGLAGYAFGQYGSRDYYQGQAWVGGDTDYVGALLETYQQGSDGFKTIDGLPDADTGFERQDYRGRLAVHTAPDAPVEARLEFVYGRSDLEANETYLGLADTDFAAEPYRRYAASQRDAFSGEHDQYRVTGSLAFSDGTRITATLYRNDFARSWSKLQDIDFDGDGSFDSISSVFVNPEDNAGALSILRGADSFEGAVRIRNNNRVYRSEGAQISLERPFEMGGARHNLAVSVRYHEDEEDRLQNEEFYSQIGGDLVFERQTDLGQQANREAKAKAIAFYIEDRIEIGALTLTPGLRYEGIDLTRLDYAGSDPDRSNGPTRVRQTNIDQWLPGLGATYELGDAILLAGVSRGFSPPGPGNPDARAEESWNYEAGVRYRSDKVQVSAIGFYNDYSNLLGNCTQSVGCSVGDIGDQFNGGAVTVKGLELSAAVEPRLSNSVSFPLSLAYTFTDAEFDSSFDSEFFGDVNEGDDLPYIARHQLYVEAGVNMGRAAATVGANYVSELRDNPGSGAVAENERIDDRIVFDIAGSYALTDKFSLFARVDNVLDNQYAVSRRPFGLRPGVPRRIVGGARVSF, from the coding sequence ATGTATCGTACTACCGTCTCGTCCCTCGCAATCGCTTTGTCCGCACCGGCGGTGGCACAAGAGACTACCGGGCCTGATGACGGAGAGGTGCGCGCCGAACAGATTGCAGACGAGCGCCGGGAGAATCCGGTGGATTCGATCATCGTGGTCGGCGGCCGGATCGATCCCTACCGTATCGCGGGATCGGCCGATCTTATCGACAGCGAGGATCTGCGCCGGTTCGATTACGGGGATGTAAATCGCGTCCTGCGGCAGGTCCCCGGCATCAACACGCAGGAGGAAGACGGGTTCGGCTTGTTCCCGAATATCGGTCTGCGCGGCAGTCCGGTCGAACGTTCGAGCAACATCACGCTCATGGAAGACGGCGTGCTGATCGCGCCTGCTCCCTATGCCGCGCCGGCAGCGTATTATTTCCCGGCCATCGGGCGCATGCAGGCGGTCGAAGTCACGAAAGGGGCCGCCGCCATTCGCTATGGGCCCCGTACGATCGGCGGGGCGGTCAATCTTCGGTCGACCGACATTCCGGCCGACGGGCTGGCTGGCTACGCTTTCGGGCAATACGGGTCGCGCGACTATTATCAGGGACAGGCCTGGGTCGGTGGAGACACGGACTACGTCGGCGCGCTGCTTGAAACCTACCAGCAGGGCAGCGACGGCTTCAAGACGATTGATGGGCTTCCCGACGCCGACACCGGTTTCGAGCGACAGGATTACCGTGGACGCTTGGCTGTTCACACAGCACCGGACGCGCCTGTCGAGGCGCGACTGGAATTCGTCTATGGCCGATCGGACCTTGAAGCCAACGAGACGTACCTTGGACTTGCCGACACCGATTTCGCCGCGGAGCCCTATCGTCGCTATGCGGCAAGCCAGCGCGACGCTTTTTCCGGTGAGCACGATCAATATCGCGTTACCGGCAGCTTGGCATTTTCTGACGGAACGAGGATCACAGCTACGCTGTACCGGAACGACTTTGCCCGCAGCTGGTCCAAGCTCCAGGATATCGACTTCGACGGCGATGGCAGCTTCGATTCAATTAGCTCGGTTTTCGTTAATCCAGAGGACAATGCCGGGGCGCTTAGCATCTTGCGCGGGGCGGATAGCTTCGAGGGCGCGGTTCGCATACGGAACAACAACCGCGTCTATCGCAGCGAAGGCGCTCAGATTTCGCTTGAGCGCCCCTTCGAGATGGGCGGCGCGAGGCACAACCTTGCCGTATCTGTCCGCTACCACGAGGATGAGGAAGACAGGCTGCAAAACGAGGAATTCTACTCACAGATCGGGGGTGATCTCGTCTTCGAACGGCAGACCGATCTTGGTCAGCAAGCCAACCGGGAAGCGAAAGCAAAGGCGATCGCGTTCTATATCGAGGACCGGATCGAGATCGGTGCCCTGACACTGACTCCCGGCTTGAGGTATGAAGGGATTGACCTGACCCGGCTCGACTATGCCGGGTCGGACCCGGATCGCTCAAATGGGCCGACACGTGTCCGTCAGACCAATATCGATCAGTGGTTGCCAGGTCTTGGCGCCACCTACGAGTTGGGTGATGCCATATTGCTGGCAGGTGTGTCGCGCGGTTTCTCACCTCCCGGTCCAGGCAATCCTGATGCACGGGCCGAGGAAAGCTGGAACTACGAAGCCGGGGTCCGCTATCGGAGCGACAAGGTCCAGGTCTCCGCGATCGGCTTCTACAACGACTACTCGAACCTTCTGGGCAACTGCACTCAATCCGTGGGCTGCAGCGTCGGTGATATTGGCGATCAGTTCAATGGCGGCGCGGTTACGGTCAAAGGGCTGGAACTGTCGGCGGCGGTTGAACCTCGCCTTTCCAATTCGGTCTCGTTCCCGCTCTCGCTTGCCTACACGTTCACGGATGCAGAATTCGACAGCAGCTTCGACAGCGAATTTTTTGGCGACGTAAACGAAGGCGATGACCTGCCGTACATCGCGCGCCATCAGCTCTATGTCGAAGCGGGGGTAAACATGGGACGTGCGGCGGCTACCGTTGGCGCCAACTACGTTTCCGAGTTGCGCGACAATCCAGGAAGCGGAGCCGTTGCTGAAAACGAGAGGATCGATGATCGCATCGTCTTCGATATTGCGGGAAGTTACGCGCTGACTGACAAATTCTCCCTGTTTGCGCGCGTCGACAATGTTCTCGACAATCAATACGCCGTGAGCAGGCGCCCGTTCGGTCTGCGACCAGGGGTTCCGCGGCGCATTGTGGGTGGTGCTCGGGTCAGTTTTTAA
- a CDS encoding cation diffusion facilitator family transporter, with product MEQSHGHAGHSHGEENLSDRQLIFAVAINVLLTVAQIIGGIVSGSLALIADALHNFSDAASLGLAWFARKIGRRPADKLMTFGYAQGEVVAALINLTTLLIIGFYLLVEAINRFADPQPVEGWTVIGVAGIALVIDLVTAFIVYRGSHDSINMKAAFLHNVSDALASVGVIVAGALILLYDLYIADLIITLIIAGYVIWQGVTLMPRTVRLLMGAVPDELEFDRIVLALEKLDGIDGVHHVHVWSIGEHHRALETHVTPEGASLEQFEKVKGRARSMLKEEFQIEHATFEACFETDCEADLVPAHQTAHPHEVGGPHQP from the coding sequence ATGGAGCAATCCCACGGTCACGCCGGACATAGTCACGGCGAAGAAAATCTCAGCGATCGCCAGCTGATCTTTGCAGTGGCGATCAACGTTTTGCTTACAGTTGCCCAAATCATTGGCGGGATCGTCTCAGGGTCGCTCGCGCTCATAGCCGACGCCTTGCACAATTTCAGCGATGCGGCTTCGCTTGGCCTGGCCTGGTTCGCGCGCAAAATCGGGCGGCGACCCGCCGACAAACTTATGACCTTCGGTTATGCGCAAGGCGAAGTCGTCGCCGCACTCATCAACCTCACGACGCTGCTTATCATCGGCTTCTACCTGTTGGTGGAGGCAATCAACCGGTTCGCCGATCCCCAACCGGTCGAGGGATGGACCGTCATAGGCGTGGCGGGCATAGCGCTGGTCATCGATCTGGTGACTGCCTTCATCGTCTATCGCGGTTCGCATGACAGCATCAACATGAAGGCGGCCTTTCTGCACAACGTCTCCGATGCTCTCGCGTCGGTCGGTGTGATCGTTGCTGGCGCGCTGATCCTGCTATACGATCTCTACATCGCGGATCTGATCATCACCCTAATCATCGCCGGTTATGTCATCTGGCAGGGGGTGACCCTGATGCCGCGGACAGTCCGGCTCTTGATGGGCGCGGTTCCCGACGAGCTGGAGTTTGATCGGATCGTTTTGGCACTCGAAAAGTTGGATGGGATCGACGGAGTACATCATGTTCATGTTTGGTCGATCGGCGAGCATCACCGGGCGCTGGAAACGCATGTAACCCCTGAAGGCGCTTCACTTGAGCAATTCGAGAAAGTGAAGGGCCGGGCTAGGTCGATGTTGAAAGAAGAATTTCAAATTGAGCATGCGACATTCGAAGCGTGCTTTGAAACGGACTGCGAAGCCGATCTCGTTCCCGCGCATCAAACCGCACATCCGCATGAAGTTGGCGGACCCCATCAGCCTTAG
- a CDS encoding sodium:calcium antiporter, whose product MIAVWAAVLLAAVWAAHWGAERLSAPLKKLRKQWGFSVAAGGSFLGLAAASPEMGINVTSAARDVSDIGLGAMLGSTVLVIPVIVTTAYLATRKGALEGADKEHKKHRRDHYVAVDKGALTVQALPYLAILAVFALLTLPAPWRGLQPIDGWLLLIAYLAYLLQALVRGREKGEEVEWSLKEKWMAIAGVGALAVGAYFTVFSTERIVSALGIPNIVGGLFITAAVASLPEVFTTWSVARSGQVTSASTSVIGDHVVTMTLAFIPLTIIGTPIENFQLFWVSLAFVVLMAALYALFLSLGDEEKRGFGRWHIFAFWAANAAFIAVIFLWVKPLQVSGGAG is encoded by the coding sequence GTGATCGCGGTCTGGGCAGCGGTTCTCCTCGCCGCCGTCTGGGCCGCTCATTGGGGCGCGGAACGCCTGTCCGCACCGCTCAAGAAATTACGCAAGCAATGGGGGTTCTCCGTCGCGGCGGGGGGCTCCTTTTTAGGTCTAGCCGCCGCTTCGCCAGAGATGGGCATCAATGTGACGAGCGCTGCTCGTGATGTGTCCGATATCGGCCTTGGCGCCATGCTGGGTTCGACCGTTCTGGTGATTCCGGTGATCGTGACGACCGCTTATCTGGCGACCCGTAAAGGGGCCCTTGAAGGTGCTGACAAGGAGCACAAGAAGCATCGTCGTGATCATTACGTCGCGGTCGATAAGGGGGCTCTTACCGTCCAGGCGCTGCCTTACCTGGCGATCCTCGCGGTCTTCGCTCTACTGACGCTTCCCGCCCCTTGGCGCGGGTTGCAGCCGATCGATGGATGGCTGCTGCTGATCGCGTATCTCGCCTATCTCCTTCAGGCTCTCGTTCGGGGCCGAGAGAAGGGAGAGGAGGTAGAGTGGAGTCTAAAGGAGAAATGGATGGCCATAGCGGGCGTCGGCGCCCTGGCGGTCGGGGCCTACTTCACCGTATTCTCGACCGAAAGGATCGTGAGCGCACTCGGCATCCCGAATATCGTCGGCGGTCTTTTCATCACTGCCGCCGTCGCATCGCTGCCCGAGGTGTTCACGACCTGGAGCGTCGCGCGCTCCGGTCAGGTGACCTCCGCCAGCACAAGCGTGATCGGCGACCATGTCGTGACCATGACGCTCGCCTTCATCCCGCTCACCATCATCGGAACGCCGATCGAGAATTTTCAACTCTTCTGGGTCAGTCTCGCGTTCGTCGTGCTGATGGCCGCGCTATACGCTCTCTTTCTTTCGTTGGGAGACGAAGAGAAAAGAGGCTTTGGTCGATGGCACATCTTCGCGTTCTGGGCAGCCAATGCGGCTTTTATTGCCGTAATATTCCTGTGGGTGAAGCCTTTGCAAGTCTCCGGAGGAGCCGGATGA
- a CDS encoding cation diffusion facilitator family transporter produces MSGEGELNLDSAEKRRTLWIVFWLNVAIAIGFFITGVIGDSNALIANGLDNSSDAIVYALSLLALTRSRVWKRGAARFSGVMLLVFAGGVILDAIRRFMEGSDPIGGVMMVMALVAGAVNLWCLYLLKRLQNKDVNLRAATTFSLNDFVSNGGIIIAGIVVFFTGSNWPDLVVGIGVACIAIYGGIEILRDAHMDIHEEEGTEHEGWRK; encoded by the coding sequence ATGAGCGGCGAAGGCGAACTCAACCTCGATTCGGCCGAAAAGCGCCGCACTCTCTGGATCGTTTTCTGGCTCAATGTGGCGATTGCGATAGGGTTTTTCATCACCGGGGTAATCGGCGATTCCAACGCGCTGATTGCCAATGGGCTCGACAATTCGTCGGACGCGATTGTCTATGCATTGAGCCTGCTTGCGCTCACCCGCTCCCGGGTCTGGAAGCGCGGAGCCGCGCGTTTTTCCGGGGTCATGCTGCTTGTGTTCGCAGGCGGTGTGATTCTCGATGCCATCCGGCGCTTCATGGAGGGTTCGGATCCGATCGGCGGCGTCATGATGGTGATGGCGCTGGTTGCCGGTGCGGTGAACCTCTGGTGCCTTTACCTGCTGAAACGTTTGCAGAATAAGGATGTCAATTTACGTGCAGCCACCACGTTCAGTTTGAATGATTTCGTTTCGAACGGCGGGATTATCATAGCGGGTATCGTAGTGTTTTTCACCGGATCGAATTGGCCCGATCTCGTCGTCGGGATCGGTGTGGCCTGCATAGCGATCTACGGCGGCATCGAGATCCTGCGCGATGCGCATATGGACATCCATGAGGAAGAGGGCACAGAGCACGAGGGCTGGCGCAAGTGA
- a CDS encoding STAS/SEC14 domain-containing protein, whose translation MLTAIEDNGLLLIRADGTLSDSDYDRFVPFFERVAARVPGTVPMLIELAPDFSGWDMGGLWRDLKFDAKHKDSFGRIAMVGDSSWEEWGTKLFDPLFRAEMRFFTPVERVAAESWARDGRNAS comes from the coding sequence ATGCTCACCGCAATCGAAGATAACGGTCTGTTGCTCATCAGGGCGGACGGAACGCTTTCCGATAGCGACTATGACCGCTTCGTTCCGTTTTTCGAGCGCGTCGCGGCGCGAGTTCCTGGGACGGTTCCGATGCTTATCGAACTTGCTCCCGACTTTTCTGGCTGGGATATGGGCGGTCTCTGGCGCGACCTGAAATTCGATGCGAAGCACAAGGACAGCTTCGGCCGGATCGCGATGGTCGGCGATAGTAGTTGGGAAGAGTGGGGCACCAAGCTTTTCGATCCGCTATTCCGCGCGGAGATGAGGTTTTTCACACCTGTCGAGCGGGTTGCCGCCGAAAGCTGGGCGAGAGACGGAAGGAATGCGTCATGA